The DNA segment CAATGCCCTGACCTAGTCGTGGTTGCCTTCGGACCTGACCAGCCGTCGGCCGAATGGACCGAGAGCGCAACCCTGCGTCAAGCCGACGAATTACCTCGATCTAAAGTCTTCTGGGATGTCGACGGCGTGGTGTCGGCCCAGTTTGGTGCATCGACAAGCGGAGCCGTTCGCCTTTATGGTCGTGACGGCAAGCTGCTCTTCTCCGGTGGAGTGACCGCTTCACGTGGACACGAAGGGGACAATCGTGGCTGCGAAGCTCTGCGAGAACGATTGATCGATCCGACAACCAGTCGGCCAACATCTGCTCCTGTGTTCGGATGCCGTATCCATAACGACGCTGCCCCAATCGTTGACGGGGATTCTTCTGCGATGATCTCCGGAGTTAAATAATGCCTTTTCGCAAGATCCAGTCGCCATCGGTGCGAAAGAAGCTGGACGAACAATACCAGTCAATTCACGAACGAACGGACCGCATGTTCGCCGTTCTGATGGTGCTGCAATGGCTTGGTGGAATCGCTATGGCGGTGTTCATCTCGCCACGTACCTGGTCCGGAACGCACAGCGAAGTGCACCCTCATATTCTGATGGCCGTCTTTGGCGGAGCGTTTCTGGCGGCTATGCCGATTGCATTAGCGATCTTCCGGCCTGGCAAAGTCTCGACACGCATGGTCATTGCCTGCAGCCAGGTGATTTTTTCGTCGCTGCTGATTCACCTGAGTGGCGGTCGAATTGAAACACACTTTCACGTCTTCGTTTCGTTGGCGTTCTTGGCCGCATATCGCGATCCGTGGGTGTTTGCTCCGGCTACGGCGATCGTAGCCGTAGACCACCTGGTGCGTGGTATCTGGTGGCCTGCATCGGTATTTGGAATTGCCACAGCGTCGGAATGGCGTTGGCTGGAACATGCCTCGTGGGTGATCTTTGAAGATATCGTGCTGCTGCTGATCATCATGCAAAGTCGTCTGGAGATGGTGAAGCTGGCCATTCACACCGACGAGCTCGAGCAGCGGGAAGAGCAATTGAAACATGCGACGGAAGCTGCCGAACGAGCCAACCGCACCAAGAGCAAGTTCCTGGCGAACATGAGCCACGAAATCCGCACGCCGCTCAACGGGATTCTCGGGTTCACTGAAGTGCTGCGTCGCGATCGCGAGAACATCTCGGCCGAGGAGATGGACGAGTACCTCACCACGATTCAGCGTAGTGGTAAACATCTGCTAGAACTCATAAACGACGTTCTCGACATCTCGAAGATTGAAGCAGACCAATTGAAAGTCGAAGCGATCGCCTGTTCGCCCCATCAAATCATTTCCGACGTGGTCTCGGTCTTGCGAGTCGGAGCGACCGAAAAGGGGATTGGCCTCGACTATCGCTGGGAAGGCCAGGTCCCGCATTCGATCATGAGCGATCCATATCGCATCAAGCAATTGTTGTTGAATCTGGTTGGCAATGCGATCAAGTTCACGAACCAGGGATCGGTGGTCGTGGTGGCGGAAGTCGTTCCTTCCGAAAGCGGAGCGAACCTGGTCGTGGAAGTTCGCGACACAGGCGTCGGGATTCCTCAAGACAAACTCGACTCGGTCTTCCAGCCTTTCGTTCAAGCCGACGATACCGTGACACGCAAGTATGGCGGAACCGGTCTTGGCCTGGCGATTAGTCGGAAGCTTGCCGAAGCACTCGGAGGCCAACTGACAGCCACCAGTGCCGTTGGACGTGGCAGCACGTTTACCGCGCAGATTGCACTCGGCGATATTTCGCAAATTCAATTCGTTGCTCCATCGCAAATGCCTGGTGCCGACGTCCGCCGCGATCAGGCGATCCCCAGCGATCTGAGCCATCTCAACGTTCTGGTGGCCGACGATGGCGACACCAACCGCAAGCTGATTCGCCTACTATTGGAACGTGGCGGCGCCAAGGTTAGCCTCGCCGAGAACGGCCAGGTCGCCGTCGACATGGCCCAGCAGCGATCGTTCGATGTGGTTCTGATGGACATGCAGATGCCCGTTCTGGATGGATATTCGGCCACGACCAAGCTACGAGAGCTTGGATTCACGCTGCCGATCATCGCCCTGACAGCCCACGCCATGAAAGGGGATCGCGAGAACTGCGAGCAAGCAGGCTGCAGCGGCTATCTGTCGAAACCGATCGATGCCGACGAACTGTATCGGACGCTCGGCGAGATCGTCACGACGCCGCGTTTCAATTCACCTCCGCCTGCCGCACTGGAGTCGCGTAGCGATTTCCCGGTTCCCGATTCGTCGATTCCTTCGTTGCTGCCAACCGACGATGACGAGATCCGCGAGATCGTGCAAGAGTTCCTGGAACGATTCGAGACGCGAATTGTCGAACTGGAGCGAGCCTTGGAAGAAGAAGACTTCGAGGCCCTGGAACACCTGGCCCATTGGTTACGAGGCGCCGCAGGTACAGTCGGTTACGACTGCTTCACGGAACCTGCCTCGAAACTGGAACTGGGGGCTCGCGAAAAGTGCCTGACTAGCACGGCGAGCTCGCTTGAAACGATTAGTGAACTGCAACGCAGGATCGTGCTTTGATTATCCCAAGCACACCCTGGAAAGAGATTGAGAAGCAATGACACTCATGCCATTCGGAGAGTCGACTGAAAACACCCACGCCGAACCTTGCTCTACGCAGTCCATCACACCGAAGTTCGATGTGCCTGCCCGCGATGCCAAGATCGTCGTCATCGATGATGAGCCGGTCAACATCAAGGTGGTGTCGCGTTTGCTGCGGATCGAGGGCTACACCCACTTCGTCACCACCAGCAACGCGACCGAAGCGTACCAGTTGGTGAAAGACGAACGCCCAGACCTGGTGCTGCTCGACTTGATGATGCCACATGTCAGTGGCCTCGAAATCCTGCGACAGATTCGCCAGGACGAACAGCTCGCGCACACGCCCACGATCATCCTCACGGCGACGACCGACCGCGAAACACGAGTCGAAGCCCTGCGAACCGGGGCGAACGATTTTCTCAACAAGCCGATCGACGCGAGCGAACTGATTCCACGCGTTGGCAACCTGCTGGTACTGAAGCGTCATCAGGATCGCCTGGAAGATTATTCGCGTGAGCTGGAATTGGCCGTTCGTGAACGAACCGCCCAGCTTGAAGCCTCGCGACGCGACATCTTGCACTGCCTTGCTCGGGCCGCCGAGTTCCGCGACGACGACACCGGCTATCACGTGCTGCGGGTCGGTCGTTATGCTCGGATCATCGCCGAAGGTCTGGGGCTCGATCCAAATTATGTGACCGAGATCGAACAAGCGGCACAGCTCCATGATGTCGGCAAGATTGGTATCTCGGACGACGTGCTCAAAAAGCCAGGCAAGCTGACCGAAGAAGAATTCGCTTTGATGCAGAAGCATCCGAACCTGGGCAAACGTGTGCTCCAGCGGATTTCGCCCCAGGTCGAAACGGCCCTTCGCGATCATGCCAGCATCGGTGCCAATGTGCTGGGTGCCGCCCACTCGCCGATACTGGAAATGGCAGCTCGGATTGCGTTGACGCATCACGAGTGGTGGAACGGGTCTGGCTATCCACTCGGCCTCAAAGGGGAAGACATTCCGCTGGAAGGACGCATCACCGCCGTGGCCGACGTCTTCGACGCCCTTAGCACCCGTCGCTGCTATAAGAACGCCTTTCCGATCGAGAAATGCTTCGAGATCATGACGGACGAAAAAGGAAGCCACTTCGACCCAATGGTCCTCGACGCCTTCTTCGCCAAACGCAAAGAGATTGTCGAAATCCAAATGAAATACGCCGACGACGAGTAAGTCGCCCCCAGAGCCGCGGCCAACGCCATCGAATCCACGGTCGCATTTAAAAATGCGACCGTCCCAATAAACAAACAGATTCGACATCGTGACTCTCCGCTGTTTCAAATACCGGACGAAGAGGTTATTTGCAATGATGGAACATAAAGCATTCATATTCAAATACGACTTGTTTGAAGCCGAACTTCTTCCAATTCTTCGGGATGCACTTCAAGGACACGAGTGCAATGAGTTGGTGTCATTTATACGTCAGAATTTCGACTTTCTCAGCGATCCCTACGAAGGCGAACCGCTACGATCAAGCTGGGACAGCATGATTGAGACAAGAGACACTCATCAATTCGGCGATTTTGCCTTGACCAAATACTACGACCCAGCTGATGACATCGGTCTTGGCACAATGTGGGAAACAGTTCAGAAGTATGTCCCGGATAACCGAGCCATGTCACCAATTTTGGGGTCATTTATTGGAACAAACGAAGCTCCTTTTGACCCCGGAATGTTGGGGTCATATTTTCAAAGTCATGAGCAGGTAACGGAGAGTCGTCGATTCTTGAACCTACTTGCAAGAGAGCGTTTCTCAAGTGAACTGATTGAAGCTTTTGATATGCTAGACCGAGCGTATCAATCACAAGAGGGGCTGTATGTTACATTCTAACGACGCTTCGGTTGCCGCATCACGATCTTGGCAGGTTGAGCCGCTTTGAACGGCTTGAACTCTGGCGGTTGGCAGGCTGATACGGCTTGAAGACCGGCACACCTGAGATTGGCGCTGCTGGTTTGTGATCGGAGTGTTCAGGCATGCCTCTCAATCAACCTGGACTTGCTTGGCGTCTGAAAGGGCGAGAAGATATTCATCGAAGTCAACGCACTTGGCACGTCAGCTAACTAGAAGATTGAGACCACCATGGATGACCGCTGGAAGTTGATCGAACAAGCCTTTTCCGCGAAAGGGTTGCAGCCGTCGGATTTGTTTGCTCCCCCAGCAACCGATGACGAACTTGGCCTGCTCGCTTCCACGACCGGCTTGCCCATTCCTGCGGAAGTAGAGTCGTTCTTCCGAATCCACAATGGCCAACGCCCGGCAGGTCCTGGAGTTCTATTTGGAATCGAGCTCTTGTCGACTAGTCGAGTCATTGAAAACTGGCAAACCTGGAAATCCGTTGTCGACGATGGCTTGAACGAAGATCTGGCCGACTCGATGTCGTCTCAGCCACCTGGCGTGATCAAGCCGCTATACGTCAATCTGAAATGGCTTCCACTCACCCACGACCAAGGTGGCAACCACTTTGGTCTCGACTTCGACCCAGGCCCCGCTGGCGTCGTTGGTCAGGTCATCGCCTTTGGTCGCGACGAAGACGAAAAGAAGCTGATCGCAAAATCCTTCACCGATTTCCTCGACATGATTGTCGAAGAGCTGACCACCATCGATTGGACGCTCGACTCGAACACTGGCTGGATCATCAATGATCCCCTGCGTGGCGACCTTCATTACCACGAGTGGCCACGAACCGTAACGTGATCGTGATTCACCTGCCCGTCGCTACAGGTCCATCTCCAGCAAATTAGTCTGCGATCCACACTTCAAACAGCGACCCGAAAACAGGATGTTGGTGAAATAGTCTTGGATCGGCAACTCAGGTTCGTCTTCCCATAGATCGTCGCAGGCGTCCCAGTAGTCGAACTGCACTTGGACGTTGAATTCATTGTGGCTGCAGTGGGGGCACAGGAATTCCTTCGGCGTCCCTTCGCCATGCAGCTTCGCAGACGACTCCATCTCGCCATGGTATCCGTGGAGGTCGCTGTCAAAGACAAGATTCTCGTTCCCATCTGGCCAGCGGAGGCTCAATGGCGAAATGAAGTCTGGGTCATCTCGGCATGCAGGATTGTAGTCGGCCAGTGGATAGCCCAAGATCTTTGCGGAATCATTCGCTGCGTCCTCTTGCGACAACGCGAACGCCACCACCGTGCAGTCCCGAGGATCAATCGGCTCTACAACCGTTGCCATCACGTCTGCCAGGCAACGTGGAAGATTCTTCAAGATGTGGTCGCGAAGTTCACTCATGTCAGGTTCTTTAATTCAGCAGGGGCATCGATCGGATAGCTGGAAAACTAACCCGGCGCCTGCCCGATTGCAACCCCAACCTGCCCGACCG comes from the Bremerella sp. JC817 genome and includes:
- a CDS encoding SMI1/KNR4 family protein, yielding MDDRWKLIEQAFSAKGLQPSDLFAPPATDDELGLLASTTGLPIPAEVESFFRIHNGQRPAGPGVLFGIELLSTSRVIENWQTWKSVVDDGLNEDLADSMSSQPPGVIKPLYVNLKWLPLTHDQGGNHFGLDFDPGPAGVVGQVIAFGRDEDEKKLIAKSFTDFLDMIVEELTTIDWTLDSNTGWIINDPLRGDLHYHEWPRTVT
- a CDS encoding response regulator; amino-acid sequence: MPFRKIQSPSVRKKLDEQYQSIHERTDRMFAVLMVLQWLGGIAMAVFISPRTWSGTHSEVHPHILMAVFGGAFLAAMPIALAIFRPGKVSTRMVIACSQVIFSSLLIHLSGGRIETHFHVFVSLAFLAAYRDPWVFAPATAIVAVDHLVRGIWWPASVFGIATASEWRWLEHASWVIFEDIVLLLIIMQSRLEMVKLAIHTDELEQREEQLKHATEAAERANRTKSKFLANMSHEIRTPLNGILGFTEVLRRDRENISAEEMDEYLTTIQRSGKHLLELINDVLDISKIEADQLKVEAIACSPHQIISDVVSVLRVGATEKGIGLDYRWEGQVPHSIMSDPYRIKQLLLNLVGNAIKFTNQGSVVVVAEVVPSESGANLVVEVRDTGVGIPQDKLDSVFQPFVQADDTVTRKYGGTGLGLAISRKLAEALGGQLTATSAVGRGSTFTAQIALGDISQIQFVAPSQMPGADVRRDQAIPSDLSHLNVLVADDGDTNRKLIRLLLERGGAKVSLAENGQVAVDMAQQRSFDVVLMDMQMPVLDGYSATTKLRELGFTLPIIALTAHAMKGDRENCEQAGCSGYLSKPIDADELYRTLGEIVTTPRFNSPPPAALESRSDFPVPDSSIPSLLPTDDDEIREIVQEFLERFETRIVELERALEEEDFEALEHLAHWLRGAAGTVGYDCFTEPASKLELGAREKCLTSTASSLETISELQRRIVL
- a CDS encoding HD domain-containing phosphohydrolase encodes the protein MTLMPFGESTENTHAEPCSTQSITPKFDVPARDAKIVVIDDEPVNIKVVSRLLRIEGYTHFVTTSNATEAYQLVKDERPDLVLLDLMMPHVSGLEILRQIRQDEQLAHTPTIILTATTDRETRVEALRTGANDFLNKPIDASELIPRVGNLLVLKRHQDRLEDYSRELELAVRERTAQLEASRRDILHCLARAAEFRDDDTGYHVLRVGRYARIIAEGLGLDPNYVTEIEQAAQLHDVGKIGISDDVLKKPGKLTEEEFALMQKHPNLGKRVLQRISPQVETALRDHASIGANVLGAAHSPILEMAARIALTHHEWWNGSGYPLGLKGEDIPLEGRITAVADVFDALSTRRCYKNAFPIEKCFEIMTDEKGSHFDPMVLDAFFAKRKEIVEIQMKYADDE